A window of Sutcliffiella cohnii contains these coding sequences:
- the katG gene encoding catalase/peroxidase HPI: MKSFDSTNTGKCPFYHGGATSPETSGTTNRHFWPNQLNLNILHQHDKKSNPMGEDFNYAQEFAKLDYEALKQDLRELMTDSQDWWPADYGHYGPMFIRMAWHAAGTYRIGDGRGGGGTGNQRFAPLNSWADNANIDKARRLLWPIKQKYGNKISWADLLLLTGNVAIESMGGKTFGFGGGRADIWHPEEDIYWGSETEMLADERHSDDGVLENPLAAVQMGLIYANPEGPDGKPDPLKSADQIRETFARMGMNDEETVALIAGGHTFGKAHGAGDAAHVGPDPEAAPIEAQGLGWISSFGSGKGGDTITSGLEGSWTANPTTWDNGFFDQLFGYEWWLTKSPAGAWQWMAVDQDEKHLAPDAADSNKKVPTIMFTTDMALRFDPEYEKISRRFHENPEEFADAFARAWFKLLHRDMGPRSRYLGPEVPTEDLIWQDPVPTVDYELSDEEIAKIKVLILDSGLTIGELVTTAWASAYTFRGSDNRGGANGARIRLAPQKEWEVNQPEQLAKVLAVYEEIQNHLEKKVSIADLIVLGGSAAIEKAAQDAGFDVTVPFAPGRGDATQDQTDVENFEVLEPVADGFRNYQKQQYRVASEELLVDKAQLLGLTAPEMTVLIGGMRVLGTNYGGTSHGVFTDRVGTLTNDFFVNLLDIGVEWTSVDGSVYEGRDRNTGEVVKTATRFDLIFGSNSVLRAIAEVYAQEDNQEKFVRDFISAWVKVMNADRFDLKK; this comes from the coding sequence ATGAAATCATTTGATTCTACTAACACGGGAAAATGCCCTTTTTATCACGGTGGAGCTACTAGTCCAGAAACTAGTGGTACAACAAACCGTCATTTTTGGCCAAATCAATTAAACTTAAATATTTTACATCAACACGATAAAAAATCTAACCCAATGGGAGAAGATTTTAATTACGCGCAAGAGTTCGCAAAACTAGACTATGAAGCTCTTAAACAAGATCTTCGCGAATTAATGACAGACAGCCAAGATTGGTGGCCAGCAGACTACGGTCATTACGGCCCAATGTTTATTCGTATGGCTTGGCACGCAGCTGGTACATACCGTATCGGTGACGGCCGTGGAGGCGGCGGAACTGGGAACCAACGTTTCGCTCCATTAAACAGTTGGGCTGACAATGCTAACATTGATAAAGCACGTCGTCTTTTATGGCCAATCAAGCAAAAATATGGAAACAAAATTTCTTGGGCTGACTTACTACTGTTAACTGGGAACGTTGCAATCGAATCTATGGGTGGTAAAACATTCGGTTTCGGTGGTGGACGTGCTGACATTTGGCATCCAGAAGAAGATATATATTGGGGTTCTGAAACAGAAATGTTAGCTGACGAGCGTCACTCAGATGATGGTGTACTTGAGAATCCGCTTGCTGCTGTGCAAATGGGTCTTATTTATGCAAACCCAGAAGGTCCAGACGGAAAACCAGATCCACTAAAAAGTGCGGATCAAATCCGTGAAACTTTTGCCCGTATGGGTATGAACGATGAAGAAACTGTTGCATTAATCGCTGGTGGACATACATTCGGTAAGGCACACGGTGCTGGGGATGCTGCTCATGTTGGTCCAGATCCTGAGGCTGCTCCTATTGAAGCACAAGGTTTAGGTTGGATCAGCTCATTTGGTAGCGGTAAAGGTGGAGATACTATCACTAGTGGTCTTGAAGGTTCTTGGACTGCTAATCCTACTACATGGGATAATGGTTTCTTTGATCAATTATTCGGTTATGAATGGTGGCTTACTAAGAGTCCTGCAGGAGCATGGCAATGGATGGCAGTAGATCAAGATGAGAAACATCTAGCACCTGATGCTGCTGACTCTAATAAAAAAGTTCCAACAATCATGTTCACTACTGATATGGCATTACGCTTTGATCCAGAATATGAAAAAATTTCTCGCCGTTTCCATGAAAACCCAGAGGAATTTGCAGATGCATTTGCTCGTGCATGGTTCAAACTTCTACACCGTGACATGGGGCCTCGTTCAAGATATTTAGGTCCAGAAGTTCCAACTGAAGATTTAATCTGGCAAGATCCAGTTCCAACTGTGGACTACGAATTATCTGATGAAGAAATTGCAAAAATTAAAGTATTAATTTTAGATTCTGGATTAACAATTGGTGAATTAGTAACAACTGCTTGGGCTTCTGCATACACATTCCGTGGTTCAGATAACCGTGGTGGTGCGAATGGCGCACGTATTCGTCTTGCTCCACAAAAAGAGTGGGAAGTTAACCAACCAGAACAATTAGCGAAAGTTTTAGCAGTATATGAAGAAATTCAAAATCATTTAGAGAAGAAAGTTAGTATTGCAGATCTTATAGTACTTGGTGGTTCTGCTGCAATCGAAAAAGCTGCACAAGATGCTGGCTTTGACGTAACAGTACCATTTGCTCCTGGACGTGGTGATGCAACTCAAGACCAAACAGATGTTGAAAACTTTGAAGTACTTGAGCCTGTTGCTGATGGTTTCCGTAACTATCAAAAACAACAATATAGAGTAGCTTCAGAAGAGCTTCTTGTTGACAAAGCTCAACTATTAGGTTTAACTGCACCAGAAATGACTGTACTTATCGGTGGTATGCGTGTATTAGGTACTAACTACGGTGGTACTTCTCATGGCGTATTTACAGACCGTGTTGGTACATTAACAAATGACTTCTTCGTAAACTTATTAGATATCGGTGTAGAATGGACGTCTGTAGACGGAAGCGTATATGAAGGTCGCGACCGCAACACAGGTGAAGTTGTTAAAACGGCAACTAGATTCGATCTTATTTTCGGTTCTAATTCTGTTCTTCGTGCGATTGCAGAAGTTTATGCGCAAGAAGATAACCAAGAAAAATTCGTTCGTGATTTCATCTCTGCATGGGTGAAAGTAATGAACGCTGACCGTTTTGATCTAAAAAAATAA